The genomic DNA TCCTGCTTATCGGACTGCATTCTTCAATTTCAACAACATCTCCCAATTTTGCTTCTTCATTTTGATCATGCGCCGCATACTTTGAGTAAATTTTAATAATTTTACCCAATATTTTTTCTTTTTTAGTACGAAGTATGCTTACTTGCACCGTTTTAGATGCTTTGTCGCCAATGACGACACCTACTCTGGTTTGCTTTCCGACTTTCACTTACTTAGCTCCTTTTTGTTTTTCTTTCAAGATGGTTAACATTTTAGCAATGTCTTTTCTTACCTCGGGAATAAGATTCACTTTCTCCAGGCTGCGCATTGCATGCTTCATTTTTATCTCCATTAATTCCTTCTTTTTTTCTACTAACTTTATCGTAATTTCTTCCGGAGTCAAATCTCTTATTTCTTTAGTTTTCATATTTAATCAGCCCTCTTAATGAATTTCGTTAATACAGGAAGTTTATAACCTGCCATTTTTAAAGCTTCCTTTGCGACTTCTTCAGTGACACCTGCAACTTCAAAAAGAATTCTTCCGGGCTTAACAACTGCAACCCAAAACTCCGGACCGGGTTTACCTCCACCCATTCTAACTTCAGCCGGTTTCTTAGATACAGGTTTATCAGGAAATATACGAAGCCAAACCTTACCGCCCTTTTTCATTGAACGCACAATAGTAACCCTGGCTGCTTCTATTTGACGGGCTGTTACCCAGCTGCACTCTATTGACTTAATTGCATACTCACCGAAGTTAAACTCAGAGCCGGACATTGCCATACCTCTCATCCTGCCCCTCATAGACCTTCTAAATTTCACTCTTTTTGGAAACAACATAAACTTACTCCTTTAAAAATTACTTTTTTTCCTCAGTTTTTGGTTCAACCGCAGGCACTTTAACCTCCGCAACTACCGGTTTCGCAGCCCTGTCAGCAGGACGACTATCATGTCTTCTATGGTCTTTCCTATTGTCTCTCGGATCCCGTACTTCTTTTGTCTCCGTCATATTTATAAAACCGGAACCGGGAAGAACCTCACCTTTAAATATCCAGACTTTAACACCTATTTTACCATATGCACACATAGCTTCTGTTGCACCGTAATCTATATTTGCTCTAAACGTATGAAGCGGAACACGTCCTTCTCTATACCATTCTCTTCTTGCTATATCATTACCGCCAAGACGACCGGAACACATTATTTTAATTCCCTTTGCCCCTGCAGCCAAAGCAGCAATAACTGCTTTTTTCATTGCTCTTTTATGCGATATTCTTTTTTCCAGCTGAACCGCAACACTCTTTGAGACAATCTTGGCATCTATAGCAGGATTTCTTACTTCCATAATACTGATATAGATATCCTTTTTTGTCATCTGCTGAATCTTCTTTTTAAGTTCATCAACTTCGGAACCTTTCTTCCCGATAATAATTCCGGGTTTTGCTGTATGAACAATAACCAGCACCTTCCCTACTGTACGCTCTATTTCCACTCTGGCGATTCCCGCATGTTCAAGCTTTTCATTAATAAAATTCCTAATTTTCCAGTCTTCAAGAATATTGGCCGCATAACTTTTCTCTGCGAACCATCTGGACTCCCATCCGCGTATGACCCCTATCCTTGTAGAAAAGGGGTGAACTTTCTGACCCATTAAAACTCCTCCTTAAAATCTCTTATTTCTTTGATTTTTCTTCTTTAGCTATTTTTGCTTTAGCTTCTTTAACATTTTCTTTTACTGCGTCTACAACCGCATCAGTTTTTGTTTTCCCTGTTTTAACTTTTTCCTTAAATTCATCGCTAACAATAATAGAAGCATGACAGAATTTTCTTTTTATTACTCCGCCTCTGCCCATAGCTCTTGCATGTAGCTTTTTAAAAGAAGGTCCTTGATTCGCAAAGGCAGTCTTTACAAACAACTTTTCAATATCAACTCCCTGCTTAGCCGTGATATTGGCAATAGCAGACTTTAGAAGCTTTGATACTATATCAGAACCTCTTTTATTGGTAAACTTTAATGCATTTATGGCAACATCTACCTTTTTGCCTTTTACCAGCTCCATCACTACTCTTATTTTTCTGTCAGGTATTCTTAAATACTTAAATTCTGCTCTAGCTTCCATTTTAATTAGCTCCTTACATTATGTTATTAAGTTAAACCCGACGCTTTTTCTGTAGGCGCCCTGTGGGCTTTAAAGGTCCTTGTAGGTGAAAACTCGCCAAGTTTATGCCCAACCATTTGCTCTGTAACAAAAACAGAAATAAATTTTTTACCGTTATGCACCAAGAAAGTAAAACCAACCATTTCGGGTGCAATGGAACATCTTCTGCACCAAGTTTTAATAGTTTTTTTGCCTTTTTCCGTCTCTATTTTATTTACTTTCCTTAAAATCTTTTCATCAACGTAAGGGCCTTTTTTTGCTGACCTGCTCATTCATTTTCTCCTTATTAATATATTAAGCTATTACCGTCTTCTCTTAACAATAAATTTTGATGTTCGTTTATTTTTTCTGGTCTTATATCCCTTAGTAGGAACATTTGAGTAAGAAACAGGATGATTATTACCTTTACTTCTGCCCTCACCGCCTCCATGAGGATGGTCACAAGGGTTCATCGCCATACCCCTTACAGTCGGGCGTATTCCTTTCCATCTGTTTCTTCCCGCTTTACCAATATTAATATTTTCATGGTCGAGATTTCCCATTTGACCAATTGTTGCAAAACATTCCACATCAACCATACGCATTTCATTAGAAGGCATCTTAAGCGTGCAATAACCGCCTTCTTTTGCCATGAGGGTAATTGAGGTACCTGCTGAACGTCC from Candidatus Firestonebacteria bacterium RIFOXYD2_FULL_39_29 includes the following:
- a CDS encoding 30S ribosomal protein S17, whose translation is MKVGKQTRVGVVIGDKASKTVQVSILRTKKEKILGKIIKIYSKYAAHDQNEEAKLGDVVEIEECSPISRTKKWKVVKIIKKSAVENIELKDELEVLKPVKKETEEKAEGV
- a CDS encoding 50S ribosomal protein L29 produces the protein MKTKEIRDLTPEEITIKLVEKKKELMEIKMKHAMRSLEKVNLIPEVRKDIAKMLTILKEKQKGAK
- a CDS encoding 50S ribosomal protein L16, with protein sequence MLFPKRVKFRRSMRGRMRGMAMSGSEFNFGEYAIKSIECSWVTARQIEAARVTIVRSMKKGGKVWLRIFPDKPVSKKPAEVRMGGGKPGPEFWVAVVKPGRILFEVAGVTEEVAKEALKMAGYKLPVLTKFIKRAD
- a CDS encoding 30S ribosomal protein S3: MGQKVHPFSTRIGVIRGWESRWFAEKSYAANILEDWKIRNFINEKLEHAGIARVEIERTVGKVLVIVHTAKPGIIIGKKGSEVDELKKKIQQMTKKDIYISIMEVRNPAIDAKIVSKSVAVQLEKRISHKRAMKKAVIAALAAGAKGIKIMCSGRLGGNDIARREWYREGRVPLHTFRANIDYGATEAMCAYGKIGVKVWIFKGEVLPGSGFINMTETKEVRDPRDNRKDHRRHDSRPADRAAKPVVAEVKVPAVEPKTEEKK
- a CDS encoding 50S ribosomal protein L22 → MEARAEFKYLRIPDRKIRVVMELVKGKKVDVAINALKFTNKRGSDIVSKLLKSAIANITAKQGVDIEKLFVKTAFANQGPSFKKLHARAMGRGGVIKRKFCHASIIVSDEFKEKVKTGKTKTDAVVDAVKENVKEAKAKIAKEEKSKK
- a CDS encoding 30S ribosomal protein S19, which gives rise to MSRSAKKGPYVDEKILRKVNKIETEKGKKTIKTWCRRCSIAPEMVGFTFLVHNGKKFISVFVTEQMVGHKLGEFSPTRTFKAHRAPTEKASGLT